A DNA window from Novosphingobium sp. RL4 contains the following coding sequences:
- a CDS encoding TauD/TfdA dioxygenase family protein: MGYELIDVRPLTKRIGAEIFGVDLRQPLGNQAFAEIHDALMKHQVVFFRDQDIDHEAHKALGRAFGRLAIHSGVAGLPDHPEVVAIHADENSKFVAGENWHSDLSADAEPPMGSILHIHTLPEDGGDTLFASMYAAYDALSPAMKAFLDPLTAVHDANHVYKAIFPDSTKTYPCNSHPVIRTHPVTGRKLLFVNSSYTTKINELSGPESKAVLDFLFDHVKDANFHVRFRWQKNSVAFWDNRCTQHFAVWDYFPEVRSGFRVTVAGDRPF, encoded by the coding sequence ATGGGTTATGAACTGATCGACGTCCGCCCCCTGACCAAGCGCATCGGCGCGGAAATCTTCGGGGTCGACTTGCGCCAGCCGCTCGGCAACCAGGCCTTCGCCGAGATTCACGACGCGCTGATGAAGCACCAGGTCGTGTTCTTCCGCGATCAGGATATCGATCACGAGGCGCACAAGGCGCTGGGCCGCGCTTTCGGCCGGTTGGCGATTCACTCGGGCGTCGCCGGGCTTCCCGACCATCCCGAAGTCGTCGCGATCCATGCCGACGAGAATTCGAAGTTCGTCGCGGGCGAAAACTGGCATTCGGACCTCTCAGCCGATGCCGAACCGCCGATGGGTTCGATCCTGCACATCCACACCCTGCCCGAAGACGGCGGCGATACGCTCTTTGCCAGCATGTATGCGGCCTATGACGCGCTGTCCCCGGCAATGAAGGCCTTCCTCGATCCGCTGACCGCCGTTCACGACGCCAACCACGTCTACAAGGCGATCTTCCCGGATTCGACCAAGACCTACCCCTGCAATTCGCACCCGGTGATCCGCACCCATCCGGTCACCGGCCGCAAGCTGCTGTTCGTGAACTCGTCCTACACCACGAAGATCAACGAGCTGTCCGGCCCCGAGAGCAAGGCCGTGCTCGATTTCCTGTTCGACCATGTGAAAGACGCCAATTTCCACGTCCGCTTTCGCTGGCAGAAGAATTCGGTGGCCTTCTGGGACAATCGCTGCACCCAGCACTTCGCGGTATGGGACTACTTCCCCGAGGTCCGCTCGGGCTTCCGCGTGACGGTGGCCGGCGACCGGCCTTTCTGA
- a CDS encoding acetamidase/formamidase family protein, giving the protein MALISLKPEPAREAALQPSALHHLRATPETVHWGYFSPEIKPALYVKSGDLIQAQAVTHHAGDDPDLMFDDDIRRIFTEIDPATRAPGCHIMTGPIFVEGAEPGDMLEVRYMAMRPRFNYGSNLAANWGHLYEEFGETERVTIYKIDPNANTASALYAYDVDEKYVVPGRITHCPECDRSTALPGITIPARPHLGTAGVAPAVNEAVSTIPPGLHGGNIDNWRIGAGATMYYPVQVKGGLFSIGDPHISQGDGEISGTAIESSLDVLFQIILRKDFSFPSPLLETPDCWIVHGFGENLDKAMKSASLDMLHLLTEHQGLSRNDGYSLMSVAADFGVTQVVDGTQGIHCRIERRIFPEKGSVRDPE; this is encoded by the coding sequence ATGGCACTGATCAGCCTTAAGCCCGAGCCCGCCAGGGAGGCCGCTCTCCAGCCGTCGGCCCTGCACCATCTTCGGGCCACGCCGGAAACGGTGCACTGGGGCTACTTCTCGCCCGAGATCAAGCCGGCGCTCTATGTGAAGAGCGGCGACCTGATCCAGGCGCAAGCCGTCACGCACCATGCCGGCGACGATCCGGACCTGATGTTCGACGATGACATCCGCCGCATCTTCACCGAAATCGATCCCGCCACCCGTGCGCCGGGTTGCCATATCATGACCGGCCCGATCTTCGTGGAGGGCGCCGAACCGGGCGACATGCTGGAAGTGCGCTACATGGCGATGCGCCCGCGCTTCAACTACGGCTCGAACCTCGCCGCCAACTGGGGCCATCTCTACGAGGAGTTCGGCGAGACCGAGCGCGTCACGATCTACAAGATCGATCCCAACGCCAATACTGCCAGCGCGCTCTACGCCTATGACGTGGACGAGAAATATGTCGTGCCCGGCCGCATCACCCATTGCCCGGAATGCGACCGCTCCACCGCGCTACCCGGCATCACAATCCCGGCCCGTCCGCACCTCGGCACCGCCGGCGTCGCGCCGGCCGTCAACGAGGCGGTGAGCACGATTCCCCCCGGCCTTCACGGCGGCAATATCGATAACTGGCGCATCGGCGCGGGCGCGACGATGTATTACCCGGTGCAGGTCAAGGGCGGCCTGTTCTCGATCGGCGACCCCCACATCAGCCAGGGCGATGGCGAGATCAGCGGCACCGCGATCGAATCCTCGCTCGACGTGCTGTTCCAGATCATCTTGCGCAAGGACTTCTCTTTCCCCTCGCCGCTGCTGGAAACGCCGGATTGCTGGATCGTCCACGGCTTCGGAGAGAATCTGGACAAGGCGATGAAGTCCGCCTCGCTGGACATGCTCCACCTCCTCACAGAGCATCAGGGCCTTTCGCGCAACGACGGCTATTCGCTGATGAGCGTCGCTGCCGACTTCGGCGTGACTCAGGTGGTCGACGGCACGCAGGGCATCCACTGCCGCATCGAACGCCGCATCTTTCCCGAGAAGGGCAGCGTTCGCGATCCCGAATGA
- the ygiD gene encoding 4,5-DOPA dioxygenase extradiol, with protein MSRLPIVFFGHGSPMVALEKSAVTRTWNQIAEGIGKPRAILCISAHWQTRGTAVTAMAQPRTIHDFGAFPQALFDVQYPAPGDPELATRVRELLSPMPVSMDANWGLDHGTWSVLVHAYPEADVPVIQLGMDLGKSAAEHWLVGRMLRPLRDEGVLIMGTGNIVHNLPAMDWANPAADPYPWAEQFNSTMCKAIASDDPQTVIDYEALGDAARLSVPSSDHFLPLLYVLGARHEDEAATFEPDFIQHKSLSMTSVLIGAE; from the coding sequence ATGAGCCGCCTTCCCATCGTTTTCTTCGGACATGGCAGCCCGATGGTGGCGCTGGAAAAGAGCGCCGTCACCCGGACCTGGAACCAGATCGCGGAGGGCATCGGCAAGCCGCGCGCAATCCTGTGCATCTCGGCCCACTGGCAGACGCGCGGCACCGCCGTCACCGCCATGGCCCAGCCGCGCACGATCCACGACTTCGGCGCCTTCCCGCAGGCTCTGTTCGACGTGCAGTACCCCGCCCCCGGCGATCCGGAACTGGCGACACGCGTGCGCGAACTGCTCAGCCCGATGCCGGTGAGCATGGACGCCAACTGGGGGCTGGACCACGGCACCTGGTCTGTGCTGGTCCATGCCTATCCCGAAGCGGACGTTCCGGTGATCCAGCTTGGCATGGATCTTGGCAAGAGCGCGGCCGAGCACTGGCTGGTCGGCCGCATGCTGCGCCCGCTGCGCGACGAGGGCGTGCTGATCATGGGAACCGGCAACATCGTCCACAACCTGCCGGCGATGGACTGGGCCAACCCGGCCGCCGATCCCTATCCCTGGGCCGAGCAGTTCAACTCCACGATGTGCAAGGCGATCGCCTCCGACGATCCGCAGACCGTGATCGACTACGAGGCACTGGGCGATGCCGCCCGGCTCTCGGTGCCGAGTTCCGACCATTTCCTGCCGCTGCTCTACGTCCTGGGCGCCCGCCACGAGGACGAGGCGGCAACCTTCGAACCCGATTTCATCCAGCACAAGTCGCTCAGCATGACGAGCGTGCTGATCGGCGCCGAATAA